From the Lysobacter sp. FW306-1B-D06B genome, one window contains:
- the flgE gene encoding flagellar hook protein FlgE → MGFNTSLSGINAANADLNVTANNIANVNTTGFKESRAEFADLFSSTSYGLSRNAIGSGVKLSNVAQQFSQGNIDPTGRGMDVAIDGEGFFVLNDNGARVYSRAGNFQPDPNGFIGTPDGKRLQVFAPNANGNGFDVGRLVDLQLLTTTSPPQASTNVDMQVTLPGNATAPTVVPFDPTDTTTYSHSTGGATVYDSLGVGHTQTSYFVKTANANEWQVYNYIDGTAVGAPTTLQFNGSGALIAPANGQIPMAPFTPTTGAGVMNLTLNLGGSAQYGSAFALREIDPDGYPAGKLNEIDIDPTGVVYARYSNGADQALGQIALTTFTNPQGLAPQGNNVWAETYASGDPRTGAPDTADFGVLQSGALEASTVDLTEQLVNMITAQRNFQANAQMISTQDQVTQTIINIR, encoded by the coding sequence ATGGGTTTCAACACTTCGCTGTCCGGCATCAACGCCGCCAACGCCGACCTCAACGTCACGGCGAACAACATCGCCAACGTCAACACGACCGGCTTCAAGGAATCGCGCGCCGAGTTCGCCGACCTGTTCTCCTCCACGTCCTACGGCCTGTCGCGCAACGCCATCGGTTCGGGCGTGAAGCTGAGCAACGTCGCGCAGCAGTTCTCGCAGGGCAACATCGACCCGACCGGTCGCGGCATGGACGTGGCGATCGACGGTGAGGGCTTCTTCGTCCTCAACGACAACGGCGCGCGCGTGTACAGCCGCGCCGGCAACTTCCAGCCCGATCCCAACGGCTTCATCGGCACGCCCGACGGCAAGCGCCTGCAGGTGTTCGCGCCCAACGCCAACGGAAACGGTTTCGACGTGGGCCGCCTCGTCGACCTGCAACTGCTCACCACCACCAGCCCGCCGCAGGCCTCCACCAACGTGGACATGCAGGTGACGCTGCCCGGCAACGCCACCGCGCCGACGGTCGTGCCGTTCGATCCGACCGACACCACCACCTACAGCCATTCCACGGGCGGCGCGACGGTGTACGACTCGCTGGGCGTCGGCCACACGCAGACCTCGTATTTCGTGAAGACCGCCAACGCCAACGAATGGCAGGTCTACAACTACATCGACGGCACCGCCGTGGGCGCGCCGACGACGCTGCAGTTCAACGGCTCCGGCGCGCTGATCGCGCCGGCCAACGGCCAGATCCCGATGGCGCCGTTCACGCCGACCACCGGCGCGGGCGTCATGAACCTGACGCTCAACCTGGGCGGTTCGGCGCAGTACGGCTCGGCGTTCGCGCTGCGCGAGATCGACCCGGACGGTTACCCGGCCGGCAAACTCAACGAGATCGACATCGACCCAACCGGCGTGGTTTACGCGCGTTACTCCAACGGTGCCGACCAGGCGCTGGGCCAGATCGCGCTGACCACCTTCACCAATCCGCAGGGCCTGGCGCCACAGGGCAACAACGTGTGGGCCGAAACCTACGCCTCCGGCGACCCGCGCACCGGCGCGCCGGACACGGCGGACTTCGGCGTGCTGCAGTCCGGCGCGCTGGAAGCCTCCACGGTCGATCTCACCGAACAGCTGGTCAACATGATCACCGCGCAGCGCAACTTCCAGGCCAACGCGCAGATGATCTCGACGCAGGACCAGGTCACCCAGACGATCATCAACATCCGCTAA
- a CDS encoding flagellar basal body rod protein FlgF has translation MTDRALYIAMTGASTSLKTQSAVSHNLANANTVGFQATLAGSTAAPVTGNGHASRVAAAAQTYGVSGTHGAILNTGNTLDVALNQDRWLTVQDAQGGVAYTRAGNLQMNANGLLTSNGRPVLGSDGAPVTVPPFQSMDIASDGTISIVPQGQPASTIAEAGRLGVVQSRTADLVRGDDGLMRAANGQPPPPAAGDVLTSGAVENSNVEATSMLVQMIQTARAFEMQVRVLQSVDENARSANSLLSTR, from the coding sequence ATGACCGATCGCGCGCTCTACATCGCCATGACCGGCGCCAGCACGTCGCTGAAGACGCAGTCGGCGGTGTCGCACAACCTGGCGAACGCGAACACGGTGGGCTTCCAGGCGACGCTCGCCGGTTCCACCGCCGCGCCCGTCACCGGCAACGGCCACGCCTCGCGCGTGGCCGCCGCCGCGCAGACCTACGGCGTCAGCGGCACGCACGGGGCGATCCTCAACACCGGCAACACGCTCGACGTGGCGCTCAACCAGGATCGCTGGCTCACCGTGCAGGACGCGCAGGGCGGCGTGGCCTACACGCGCGCCGGCAATCTGCAGATGAATGCCAACGGCCTGCTGACCAGCAACGGCCGGCCGGTGCTGGGAAGCGATGGCGCGCCGGTCACGGTGCCGCCGTTCCAGTCGATGGACATCGCCAGCGACGGCACGATCTCGATCGTCCCGCAGGGCCAGCCCGCTTCCACCATCGCCGAAGCCGGCCGCCTGGGCGTGGTGCAGTCGCGCACCGCCGACCTGGTGCGCGGCGACGACGGCCTGATGCGCGCCGCCAACGGCCAGCCGCCGCCGCCCGCGGCCGGCGACGTGCTCACCTCCGGCGCGGTGGAGAACAGCAACGTCGAGGCGACCTCGATGCTGGTGCAGATGATCCAGACCGCACGCGCCTTCGAGATGCAGGTACGCGTCTTGCAGAGCGTGGATGAGAACGCGCGCAGCGCCAATTCGTTGTTGTCGACGCGCTGA
- the flgG gene encoding flagellar basal-body rod protein FlgG: MTQALWIAKTGLDAQQTRMAVISNNLSNVNTTGFKRDRAEFQDLLYQTIRQPGGATSEQTQSPTGLSTGTGVRVAATAKEFSQGNLAVTGGALDVAIDGRGFFEVLMPDGSTAYTRDGSFKRSPQGELVTSSGYPVQPGIQFPEGTQSVTIGADGTVSVKVQGQAEDVQIGALTLADFVNPSGLQAIGGNLFVETGASGPAQTGAPGTNGAGQLAQGQLEGSNVNVVEELVSMIETQRAYETNAKAISTTDSMLGFLNNNL, encoded by the coding sequence ATGACCCAGGCTCTATGGATCGCCAAGACCGGCCTCGACGCGCAGCAGACGCGTATGGCGGTGATCTCGAACAATCTGTCCAACGTCAACACGACGGGCTTCAAGCGCGACCGCGCGGAGTTCCAGGACCTGCTGTACCAGACCATCCGCCAGCCCGGCGGCGCGACGTCCGAACAGACGCAGTCGCCCACCGGCCTGTCCACCGGCACCGGTGTGCGCGTGGCGGCGACGGCGAAGGAGTTCTCGCAGGGCAACCTGGCCGTCACCGGCGGCGCGCTGGACGTGGCCATCGACGGTCGCGGCTTCTTCGAAGTGCTGATGCCCGACGGCAGCACCGCCTACACGCGCGACGGCAGCTTCAAGCGCAGCCCGCAAGGCGAACTGGTGACCAGCTCCGGTTATCCGGTGCAGCCGGGCATCCAGTTTCCCGAAGGCACGCAGAGCGTGACCATCGGCGCCGACGGCACCGTTTCGGTGAAGGTGCAGGGCCAGGCCGAAGACGTGCAGATCGGTGCGCTGACGCTGGCGGATTTCGTGAACCCCTCGGGCCTGCAGGCCATCGGCGGCAACCTCTTCGTCGAAACCGGCGCCAGCGGCCCGGCGCAGACCGGCGCGCCCGGCACCAACGGCGCCGGCCAGCTCGCGCAGGGGCAGTTGGAAGGCTCCAACGTCAACGTCGTGGAAGAGCTGGTGTCGATGATCGAGACCCAGCGCGCGTACGAGACCAACGCCAAGGCGATCTCGACCACCGACTCGATGCTCGGCTTCCTCAACAACAACCTGTGA
- the flgH gene encoding flagellar basal body L-ring protein FlgH, whose amino-acid sequence MNALVRITLLRAAVAGATLALSGCAAVVGDVRPFEPMVAPPAAVVAPVAPSSEGSIYGGRGLNLFQDNKARDVGDLVTIVLVENTSARAQANTSVSKESGIEMAAPTIAGVPITYKGNAILEASVEGSRDFKGAGNSTQSNRLNGSVTATVVQNLGNGNLLVRGEKQVRLNQGDELIQVQGIVRTADIGPDNRISSDRVGDARIVYGGRGTLARSNAMGWLGRFFNSAVYPY is encoded by the coding sequence GTGAACGCTCTCGTGCGAATCACCCTGCTTCGAGCCGCCGTGGCCGGCGCGACGCTTGCGCTGTCCGGCTGTGCCGCCGTCGTCGGCGACGTGCGTCCGTTCGAACCGATGGTCGCACCGCCCGCCGCGGTCGTCGCGCCGGTCGCGCCTTCCAGCGAAGGCTCCATCTACGGCGGTCGCGGCCTGAACCTGTTCCAGGACAACAAGGCGCGCGACGTGGGCGACCTGGTCACCATCGTGCTGGTGGAAAACACCAGCGCGCGTGCACAGGCCAACACGTCGGTGAGCAAGGAATCGGGCATCGAGATGGCCGCGCCGACCATCGCCGGCGTGCCGATCACCTACAAGGGCAACGCGATCCTGGAAGCGTCGGTGGAAGGCTCGCGCGACTTCAAGGGCGCCGGCAACAGCACGCAGAGCAACCGCCTCAACGGTTCGGTCACCGCGACCGTGGTGCAGAACCTGGGCAACGGCAACCTGCTGGTGCGCGGCGAGAAGCAGGTGCGCCTGAACCAGGGCGACGAGCTGATCCAGGTTCAAGGAATCGTGCGCACCGCCGATATCGGTCCCGACAACCGCATTTCGTCCGACCGCGTCGGCGATGCGCGCATCGTCTATGGCGGGCGCGGCACGCTGGCGCGTTCCAACGCGATGGGCTGGCTGGGTCGGTTCTTCAATTCCGCTGTCTACCCGTACTGA
- a CDS encoding flagellar basal body P-ring protein FlgI, translated as MTVSMAYASTFALLAVATALPAHAERIKDLAQVAGVRGNPLVGYGLVVGLDGSGDRTSQTPFTVQSLKTMLDQLGVSIPPGVNPQLKNVAAVAIHAELPPFAKPGQPIDVTVSSIGNAGSLRGGSLLMAPLKGADGQVYAIAQGSLVVSGFGASGKDGSRISVNAPNGGRIPNGAIVERAVAGAPAAGNVTLNLHEADFTTASRIVTAVNAAFGNGRARAVDAVTIEVMPPNDGDRVGFLARLESLDVSPGAAAAKVIVNSRTGTVVMGGQVSVLPAAVSHGSLTVSITENTQVSQPNEFGRGDTVVTPQSSVEASQDGGRMFLFQGGTSLEQIVRAVNAVGAAPGDIVAILEALKRAGALRAELEVI; from the coding sequence ATGACGGTTTCGATGGCGTACGCGTCGACGTTCGCGCTGCTCGCCGTCGCCACCGCCCTGCCCGCCCACGCCGAACGCATCAAGGACCTCGCGCAAGTGGCTGGCGTTCGCGGCAATCCGCTGGTGGGTTACGGCCTCGTCGTCGGACTGGATGGCAGCGGCGACCGCACCAGCCAGACGCCCTTCACCGTGCAGAGCCTGAAGACGATGCTCGACCAGCTCGGCGTCAGCATTCCGCCGGGCGTGAACCCGCAGCTCAAGAACGTCGCCGCCGTCGCCATCCACGCCGAGCTTCCGCCGTTCGCCAAGCCGGGCCAGCCAATCGATGTCACCGTCTCGTCCATCGGCAACGCCGGTTCGCTGCGCGGCGGCAGCCTGCTGATGGCGCCGTTGAAGGGCGCCGACGGCCAGGTCTACGCGATCGCGCAGGGCAGCCTGGTGGTGTCGGGCTTCGGCGCGTCCGGCAAGGACGGCTCGCGCATTTCGGTCAACGCGCCCAACGGCGGACGCATTCCCAACGGCGCGATCGTCGAACGCGCGGTGGCCGGCGCGCCGGCGGCGGGCAACGTCACGCTGAACCTGCACGAGGCCGACTTCACCACCGCCTCGCGCATCGTCACCGCCGTCAACGCCGCGTTCGGCAACGGCCGCGCGCGCGCGGTGGACGCGGTCACCATCGAAGTGATGCCGCCCAACGACGGCGACCGCGTCGGTTTCCTGGCGCGACTGGAATCGCTGGACGTGAGCCCCGGCGCGGCGGCGGCCAAGGTCATCGTCAATTCGCGCACCGGCACCGTGGTGATGGGCGGCCAGGTCAGCGTGCTGCCGGCGGCGGTATCGCACGGCTCGCTGACGGTGTCGATCACCGAGAACACGCAGGTCAGCCAGCCCAACGAATTCGGCCGCGGCGACACCGTGGTCACGCCGCAGTCCTCGGTCGAAGCCAGCCAGGACGGCGGCCGCATGTTCCTGTTCCAGGGCGGCACGTCGCTGGAGCAGATCGTGCGCGCGGTGAACGCCGTCGGCGCCGCACCGGGCGACATCGTGGCGATCCTGGAAGCGCTCAAGCGCGCCGGGGCGCTGCGCGCGGAGCTGGAGGTGATCTAG